A genomic stretch from Sphingobacterium sp. ML3W includes:
- a CDS encoding TetR/AcrR family transcriptional regulator → MEPDHIIESIKRTARELFRQNGYHKTSVNTLAKKAKIAKATVYKYFDSKEMILHAILMDYLRASLLEILKTTKYEDDMASFLASTILRVSRLTYTACNELIGWEFIRESANAQEYLKTLSEDLEFLLLSTFIQNEKINEAISEEKLTFLIKSSKSIVFSFAFTAVSDADVRKNFISFQKEILPYLVQATIL, encoded by the coding sequence ATGGAACCAGATCATATCATTGAATCCATAAAAAGAACCGCACGGGAACTCTTTCGTCAAAATGGTTATCATAAAACCAGTGTAAACACCTTAGCGAAAAAAGCTAAGATTGCTAAAGCGACTGTTTATAAATATTTTGATAGTAAGGAGATGATTTTGCATGCTATCTTGATGGATTATCTGCGGGCGAGTTTGTTGGAGATCTTAAAGACGACAAAATATGAGGATGATATGGCCTCTTTTTTGGCTTCCACAATTCTTCGTGTCAGCCGACTAACCTATACCGCATGTAATGAGTTGATTGGCTGGGAATTTATTCGTGAGTCTGCCAATGCACAGGAATATCTAAAAACACTATCTGAGGATTTGGAATTTTTGCTTTTAAGCACATTTATTCAGAATGAAAAGATTAATGAGGCGATCAGTGAGGAAAAACTGACATTTCTGATCAAATCAAGTAAGAGCATTGTATTCTCTTTTGCTTTTACAGCTGTTTCAGATGCCGATGTGCGTAAAAATTTCATTTCTTTTCAAAAGGAGATTCTTCCTTATCTGGTGCAGGCAACTATACTCTAA
- the pheS gene encoding phenylalanine--tRNA ligase subunit alpha: MLQDKITQYTEEIKAFVPSSSADVENFRLKFLVSKGIVKNLFDEFKTVTPEEKRTLGKVLNEFKQLAENTFKEAQEKFGSGEKQKSQQMEGDLTLPGNGFQLGSRHPISLVRKEIVEIFKKLGFIVSEGPEIEDDWHNFSALNFPPEHPARDMQDTFFIKKQEGNDITLRTHTSSVQVRLMEAGKPPFRAIMPGRVYRNEAISARAHCFFHQVEGLYVDENVSFADLKQTLYHFVQEMYGEGTKVRFRPSYFPFTEPSAEMDISCTICKGAGCNLCKYSGWVEILGCGMVDPNVLENCGIDSKKYSGFAFGMGIERITNLKYVIKDLRLFSENDTRFLSQFETELI; this comes from the coding sequence ATGTTGCAAGATAAAATTACGCAGTATACTGAAGAAATTAAGGCGTTTGTGCCATCTTCTTCAGCCGATGTAGAAAATTTCAGATTGAAGTTTTTGGTTTCCAAAGGGATTGTAAAAAATCTTTTTGACGAATTCAAAACAGTTACTCCTGAAGAAAAACGTACTTTGGGGAAAGTACTGAATGAATTTAAGCAGTTGGCAGAAAATACATTCAAGGAAGCACAAGAGAAATTTGGTTCAGGTGAAAAGCAGAAATCCCAACAAATGGAAGGTGATTTAACGCTACCTGGTAACGGATTTCAATTGGGGTCTAGACATCCGATCTCATTGGTACGCAAGGAAATCGTTGAGATCTTTAAAAAGCTAGGCTTCATCGTTTCTGAGGGGCCAGAGATTGAAGATGATTGGCACAATTTCTCTGCTTTGAATTTTCCTCCTGAACATCCGGCGCGTGATATGCAAGATACATTCTTTATAAAAAAGCAAGAAGGTAACGATATTACGCTAAGAACACATACATCATCTGTTCAGGTTCGCCTGATGGAAGCTGGTAAACCTCCTTTCCGAGCGATTATGCCTGGACGTGTGTATCGGAACGAAGCAATTTCTGCCCGCGCACATTGTTTCTTTCATCAGGTAGAAGGATTATATGTAGATGAAAATGTTTCATTTGCTGATTTGAAGCAGACTTTATATCATTTTGTTCAAGAAATGTACGGTGAGGGGACTAAAGTACGTTTCCGTCCATCTTATTTCCCTTTTACAGAACCTTCAGCGGAGATGGATATTTCTTGTACGATCTGTAAAGGTGCTGGATGTAATCTTTGTAAATATTCAGGTTGGGTAGAGATTTTAGGTTGTGGAATGGTAGATCCGAATGTTCTTGAGAATTGTGGTATTGACAGTAAAAAGTATTCAGGTTTTGCCTTCGGTATGGGTATCGAAAGGATCACAAACCTTAAATATGTGATCAAAGATTTGCGACTTTTCTCTGAAAATGATACACGTTTCTTATCTCAGTTTGAGACTGAACTAATATAA
- a CDS encoding single-stranded DNA-binding protein: MSGVNKVILVGHLGKDPEIRYLEGNVSVASFPLATSETYNKDGKRVEQTEWHNIVMWRGLADVAVKYLTKGKLVYIEGRLRTRTYEDKEGIRRYATEVVAETFTLLGRKSDFEPAGAANTGNVASTPAQKAEDKEIEVDFTENDQEDNPLPF; the protein is encoded by the coding sequence ATGTCAGGAGTTAACAAAGTTATTTTAGTGGGACATCTTGGAAAAGATCCCGAAATTCGATATTTAGAAGGCAATGTCTCCGTTGCCAGTTTCCCATTGGCAACTTCAGAAACGTATAACAAGGACGGAAAACGAGTAGAACAAACCGAGTGGCACAATATTGTCATGTGGCGTGGTTTGGCAGATGTGGCAGTAAAATACCTTACTAAAGGCAAATTGGTCTATATCGAAGGTCGATTACGTACGCGTACCTACGAAGATAAAGAGGGGATCAGACGTTATGCGACTGAAGTCGTTGCAGAGACTTTTACCCTTTTGGGACGGAAATCGGATTTTGAACCTGCTGGCGCTGCTAACACGGGGAATGTTGCAAGTACACCGGCGCAGAAAGCTGAGGATAAAGAAATCGAAGTTGATTTTACCGAAAACGATCAGGAAGATAATCCGCTTCCATTTTAA
- the mutY gene encoding A/G-specific adenine glycosylase has protein sequence MTFGAELQGWYQQHKRDLPWRETRDAYKIWLSEIILQQTRVEQGLPYYLRFVERFETVVDFANANEDDILHLWQGLGYYSRGRNMHKAARIVRDEYKGIFPVDYKTLLKLPGVGEYTAAAISSFANNEAQAVLDGNVFRVLSRYYGIDTAINSTEGKKIFTAIAQENLDQDHPALYNQAIMDFGAIHCKPKQPLCITCMFNTSCYALLQGEVDRLPVKLKAKASKDRYFNYFIIKDDVQILMSKRGEGDVWQNLYEFPLIESDRTLTIPELLGDEQFVQYFGGKAEIKLLQKQTKHILSHQNIYATFFEVRLEGSLNQKKSSWDYVFLKDLDKLAKHKLIFTFLERSNF, from the coding sequence ATGACATTTGGTGCGGAATTGCAGGGATGGTATCAACAGCATAAGCGTGATTTACCATGGCGGGAAACAAGAGATGCTTATAAAATTTGGCTCTCTGAGATTATCTTGCAACAGACTCGAGTAGAACAAGGACTACCTTACTATTTACGATTTGTAGAACGTTTTGAGACAGTCGTTGACTTTGCCAATGCAAATGAAGATGATATTTTACACCTTTGGCAAGGACTAGGTTATTATTCAAGGGGACGAAATATGCATAAGGCTGCACGAATTGTCCGTGACGAATATAAGGGCATTTTTCCCGTAGACTATAAAACGCTGCTAAAACTTCCTGGTGTAGGTGAATATACAGCTGCCGCAATATCATCCTTTGCTAATAATGAGGCTCAGGCTGTACTGGATGGGAATGTGTTTCGTGTGCTGTCGAGATACTATGGAATAGATACAGCAATCAATTCTACTGAGGGAAAGAAAATTTTTACGGCTATCGCTCAGGAGAATTTAGATCAAGACCATCCGGCATTATACAATCAAGCTATCATGGATTTTGGGGCTATTCATTGTAAACCAAAACAACCCCTGTGTATTACCTGTATGTTCAATACATCATGTTACGCTTTGCTGCAAGGAGAGGTCGATCGATTGCCAGTTAAACTTAAAGCCAAGGCGAGTAAGGATCGATATTTTAATTATTTTATCATCAAGGATGATGTACAAATTTTAATGTCAAAACGCGGGGAAGGCGATGTCTGGCAGAATTTATATGAGTTTCCGCTGATCGAGTCTGATCGAACATTAACGATACCCGAGCTCCTTGGAGATGAGCAATTTGTCCAGTATTTTGGGGGAAAGGCTGAAATTAAACTCCTGCAAAAGCAAACTAAACATATTCTGAGCCATCAGAATATTTATGCGACATTCTTTGAAGTGCGGTTAGAGGGCAGTCTAAATCAAAAAAAATCCAGTTGGGATTATGTATTTTTAAAAGATTTAGATAAATTAGCTAAACACAAGTTGATCTTTACCTTTTTGGAAAGATCAAATTTTTAA
- a CDS encoding urease accessory protein UreE: MRKSKEPTEILIESIPNFEDVKFNRESDILDLSYFEVNKRVIHRKTRKGNTVKIQRDDSTALLSGQCIYHSDDLFIQVNILPCLCVLLDSQDLSVVGEFCFDVGNRHLPVYLKADGRFAVSYDGRLYQALKEKYNGSIALENAILEPDEQITSLRNAKK, translated from the coding sequence ATGCGTAAATCGAAAGAGCCTACCGAAATCCTCATTGAGTCCATTCCCAATTTTGAGGATGTTAAATTCAATCGTGAATCGGATATCTTGGATCTTTCCTACTTTGAAGTGAATAAACGTGTTATCCATCGCAAAACGCGTAAGGGCAATACAGTAAAGATACAACGCGATGACAGCACGGCCTTACTGTCGGGACAATGTATCTATCATAGCGATGATCTGTTTATACAGGTCAATATCTTGCCTTGTCTTTGTGTATTGCTTGACAGTCAGGATCTTTCTGTGGTCGGAGAATTCTGTTTTGATGTAGGCAATCGTCATTTGCCCGTGTATCTGAAAGCTGACGGACGCTTTGCTGTCTCCTATGACGGACGCCTGTATCAGGCTTTAAAAGAAAAATATAATGGTTCCATTGCTTTGGAGAATGCCATTTTGGAACCGGATGAACAGATTACATCGCTTCGCAATGCGAAAAAATAA
- a CDS encoding urease accessory protein UreD: MDSKIVLNVAKEDGRSRLKESYHNAPYKLTHYGAANLTDHLEMIIMSASPGIMDTDHLHIDVHVKEEAQLKLFTQSFNKLHPMKTGASQHTDVQVASGGILHYIPHPVTPFKDSIFKATNHIHLAEDAVLMWGDIISVGRIYMKEAFEFDRLHTQTKIFRSGKLAFIDNQLLQPKKQPIQKMLFFEGYTHQATFLFSALFAQELKSELDEILTVEYNDISYGFTQASSDVVILRALGSDGELLYDFLQMLGQLCWDFTMHKLSESKEGEVIENEVTESLPVVAESVVTEVVVVVEKKSTTSPRKRKVSKSKTEEGLKYA; the protein is encoded by the coding sequence ATGGATAGTAAGATAGTATTAAATGTAGCCAAAGAGGACGGTAGAAGCAGGCTGAAAGAAAGCTACCATAATGCACCTTATAAATTGACTCATTATGGAGCTGCGAATCTAACTGACCATCTGGAAATGATTATCATGAGTGCATCACCCGGTATTATGGATACAGATCATCTTCATATTGATGTCCATGTAAAGGAAGAGGCCCAATTAAAGCTGTTTACGCAGTCTTTCAATAAATTGCACCCGATGAAAACTGGGGCTAGCCAGCACACAGATGTACAGGTGGCTTCGGGGGGGATATTGCATTACATTCCGCATCCGGTCACACCTTTTAAAGACTCCATATTCAAGGCGACCAATCATATTCATTTGGCAGAAGATGCGGTTTTGATGTGGGGTGATATTATCAGTGTCGGGCGGATCTATATGAAAGAAGCATTTGAATTTGATCGTTTGCATACACAGACTAAGATTTTCAGATCAGGAAAACTGGCCTTTATTGATAATCAGCTGTTACAACCCAAAAAGCAGCCCATTCAGAAAATGCTCTTCTTTGAAGGTTATACCCATCAAGCGACCTTTTTATTCTCTGCTCTTTTTGCTCAGGAATTAAAGAGCGAACTTGATGAAATATTGACTGTAGAATATAATGATATCTCTTATGGATTTACACAGGCTTCGTCAGATGTCGTTATTCTACGAGCGCTGGGTTCTGATGGTGAATTGCTTTATGATTTTCTGCAAATGCTGGGGCAATTGTGTTGGGACTTTACCATGCACAAACTGTCGGAGTCAAAAGAAGGTGAAGTTATCGAAAATGAGGTAACAGAATCTTTGCCAGTTGTGGCGGAATCGGTTGTGACAGAGGTTGTTGTTGTTGTTGAAAAGAAAAGTACAACCAGTCCGCGGAAAAGGAAGGTAAGCAAAAGTAAAACGGAGGAAGGGCTGAAATATGCGTAA
- the ureG gene encoding urease accessory protein UreG translates to MKKTSKRNYVKIGVAGPVGSGKTALIERLTRSMSADYSICVVTNDIYTREDAMYLQQNSALPAERIIGVETGGCPHTAIREDASMNIEAVEELANRFEDVELIFVESGGDNLTATFSPDLADLTIFVLDVAEGEKMPRKGGPGITRSDLLLINKIDLAPYVHADLEVMRRDTLRMRGERPFIFTNLMTLEGLEDVKKWIKEYALLEQVG, encoded by the coding sequence ATGAAAAAGACGTCAAAAAGAAATTATGTGAAAATTGGTGTTGCCGGACCTGTTGGATCGGGCAAGACTGCTTTGATCGAACGATTGACACGTTCGATGTCCGCAGATTATAGCATCTGTGTTGTTACAAATGATATTTACACACGTGAAGATGCGATGTATTTGCAGCAGAATTCGGCACTACCAGCAGAACGTATCATTGGTGTAGAGACTGGCGGATGCCCACATACCGCGATCCGCGAGGATGCATCAATGAATATTGAAGCGGTGGAGGAATTGGCCAACCGTTTTGAGGATGTGGAGCTTATTTTTGTTGAAAGTGGGGGGGATAACCTGACAGCAACATTCAGCCCAGATCTAGCGGATTTAACCATCTTTGTTCTTGATGTTGCCGAAGGAGAAAAAATGCCACGCAAAGGTGGTCCCGGTATAACTCGTTCAGATTTGTTGTTGATCAATAAAATTGATTTGGCGCCCTATGTACATGCAGATTTGGAGGTCATGCGCCGAGATACATTGCGCATGCGTGGAGAACGTCCTTTTATTTTTACGAATCTGATGACATTAGAAGGGTTGGAAGATGTAAAGAAATGGATCAAAGAATATGCTTTATTAGAACAAGTAGGCTAA
- a CDS encoding urease accessory protein UreF: MNPLLTLMQINDSVFPIGGFTHSYGLETYITKGLVHDSKTAKEYAQTLLEHSFYYNDAAFFHKTWQLCETKATKKKVAELDALITAFKAPYEIRDASKKLGIRFLKLTEKLQPVKRCSAYLKAINTQELHGHYAMAFAMFAHAQGISYTDALSAFYYNSLNGIMTNCAKLVPISQMDAQQILFKLQPLINKLVVAQPTLEEDLIGNCCIAQDIRCMQHEKLYTRIYIS, from the coding sequence ATGAATCCATTGTTGACATTGATGCAGATCAATGATTCCGTTTTTCCGATTGGAGGATTCACACATTCCTATGGATTGGAAACCTATATAACCAAAGGTCTCGTACATGACTCGAAAACTGCCAAAGAGTATGCACAGACTTTATTGGAACATAGCTTCTATTACAACGATGCGGCCTTTTTTCATAAGACTTGGCAATTATGCGAAACAAAGGCTACAAAAAAAAAGGTAGCAGAATTAGACGCCCTGATCACGGCCTTTAAAGCGCCTTATGAAATTCGGGATGCAAGTAAAAAATTGGGAATACGCTTCTTGAAGCTGACTGAAAAATTGCAGCCGGTTAAACGTTGTTCAGCTTATTTGAAAGCAATAAATACACAAGAATTGCATGGGCATTACGCTATGGCATTCGCCATGTTTGCACATGCGCAAGGGATTAGTTATACAGATGCACTGAGCGCTTTTTATTATAATTCACTCAATGGTATTATGACCAACTGCGCGAAACTGGTCCCTATTAGTCAAATGGATGCACAACAGATTCTGTTTAAGTTGCAACCATTAATCAATAAGTTGGTTGTTGCTCAACCTACGTTGGAAGAGGATTTAATCGGTAACTGTTGTATTGCACAAGATATCCGTTGTATGCAACATGAAAAGTTATATACACGTATCTATATATCGTAA
- a CDS encoding urease accessory protein UreE — translation MILARDIKGNIWADGKEQDAVDLDFLELEWFNTERRVIRGFTVQGREIGFKNLGEDSLFDGDILFETEELRIVVRILPCPCLVVRPKNVLDMARICLEIGNKHIPVFINKDHEIIAAYENPLWEQLQRAGFTPTKESRVIERTHTLRIHQYAVVQNKITLAKEV, via the coding sequence ATGATTTTAGCAAGAGACATTAAAGGGAATATTTGGGCAGATGGCAAGGAGCAGGATGCTGTGGATCTTGATTTTTTAGAGCTTGAATGGTTTAATACCGAGCGACGTGTCATTCGGGGATTTACCGTTCAGGGTCGGGAGATCGGATTTAAAAACCTGGGTGAAGACTCCTTGTTCGATGGTGATATTCTGTTTGAAACAGAGGAACTCCGTATCGTTGTCCGAATATTGCCCTGTCCTTGTTTGGTCGTACGACCAAAAAATGTATTGGATATGGCAAGAATATGTTTAGAAATAGGCAATAAGCATATCCCTGTTTTTATCAACAAAGATCATGAAATCATAGCGGCTTACGAAAATCCGCTGTGGGAACAATTACAGCGGGCAGGATTTACACCAACGAAAGAGTCACGGGTAATCGAACGAACGCATACATTGCGCATACATCAGTATGCTGTAGTGCAAAATAAAATCACACTAGCGAAGGAGGTATAA
- the ureC gene encoding urease subunit alpha, which translates to MGGWNRREWIKVVGLTTLGSTVGLHALGLDKLGLDKSSVKYIDGELYIPREKYAALFGPTTGDKVRLADTELFIEIEKDFNVYGEENKFGGGKTIRDGMGQSARALRDEGVLDFCITNVIIIDHWGIVKADIGIKDGKIVGIGKAGNPDVQDGVTEGMIIGASTEVHGGAGYILTAGGIDTHIHFISPQQIETALYSGVTTFIGGGAGPADGTLATTVTSGKWYIERMFEAFENLPINVGFFGKGNVSTTKPIEEQIEAGALGVKIHEDWGATPATIDAALKVADKYDVQVAIHTDTLNEAGFLEDTVAAIDGRVIHTFHTEGAGGGHAPDIIKIAMYPNILPASTNPTKPFTVNTAEEHLDMLMVCHHLDKNVKEDVAFADSRIRPQTIAAEDILQDMGVFSIMSSDSQAMGRVGEVISRTFQTAHKMKIQRGPLAEDKGKDNDNFRVKRYVSKFTINPAKAHGIDKYIGSIETGKYADLILWKPELFGVKPELIIKGGMILGAKMGDANASIPTPQPIIYRPMFGNYGKAVSKLCFNFVSKISLENGNIQKLNLSRKCLPVEGCRTVMKKDMVHNHATPNIVVNPETYEVTVDGVLATCEPLKELPMAQRYFLF; encoded by the coding sequence ATGGGAGGATGGAATAGACGCGAATGGATTAAGGTTGTAGGACTCACGACATTGGGATCTACCGTTGGTCTACATGCGCTTGGTTTAGATAAACTAGGTTTAGACAAATCATCTGTTAAATATATTGATGGGGAGCTTTATATCCCTAGAGAAAAATATGCTGCTCTTTTTGGCCCGACAACGGGTGATAAGGTGCGTTTGGCTGATACGGAGTTGTTTATAGAAATTGAAAAAGATTTCAACGTATATGGCGAAGAAAATAAATTCGGTGGTGGAAAGACGATCCGTGATGGTATGGGACAATCTGCCCGTGCCCTGCGTGATGAAGGTGTTTTAGACTTCTGTATTACCAATGTGATCATTATTGACCATTGGGGTATTGTGAAGGCTGATATCGGTATCAAAGATGGTAAAATTGTTGGAATCGGAAAAGCGGGTAATCCTGACGTGCAGGATGGTGTAACCGAAGGTATGATTATCGGAGCTTCTACAGAAGTGCATGGTGGCGCTGGTTACATCCTTACTGCTGGCGGTATTGATACACACATTCACTTTATATCACCACAACAGATCGAGACTGCGTTATACTCAGGTGTAACTACATTTATCGGTGGTGGTGCTGGTCCAGCAGATGGTACACTGGCAACAACTGTTACGTCGGGTAAATGGTATATCGAGCGTATGTTTGAAGCGTTTGAAAATTTACCGATCAACGTTGGTTTCTTCGGTAAAGGTAACGTTTCGACAACTAAGCCGATCGAAGAGCAAATTGAAGCTGGTGCATTAGGGGTGAAAATCCATGAAGACTGGGGGGCTACGCCTGCGACTATCGATGCAGCTTTAAAAGTTGCTGATAAGTACGACGTACAGGTGGCTATACACACGGATACATTGAATGAAGCTGGTTTCTTAGAAGATACCGTTGCCGCAATCGATGGTCGTGTTATCCACACGTTCCATACAGAAGGAGCTGGTGGTGGACACGCACCTGATATCATCAAAATTGCGATGTATCCAAACATTCTCCCTGCATCTACCAACCCGACAAAACCGTTTACAGTGAATACCGCAGAAGAGCATCTTGATATGTTGATGGTCTGCCATCACTTGGATAAAAATGTGAAAGAAGATGTTGCTTTTGCAGATTCACGTATCCGTCCACAAACGATCGCGGCGGAAGATATTCTTCAAGATATGGGTGTATTCTCTATTATGAGTTCGGATAGTCAGGCGATGGGGCGTGTGGGTGAGGTTATCTCGCGTACATTCCAGACGGCACATAAAATGAAGATACAACGCGGTCCTTTGGCTGAGGATAAAGGTAAAGATAATGACAACTTCCGTGTAAAACGTTATGTGTCCAAATTTACAATCAACCCTGCAAAAGCGCATGGTATTGATAAATATATCGGATCTATTGAGACAGGTAAATATGCCGATTTGATCTTGTGGAAACCAGAGTTGTTTGGTGTGAAGCCAGAGTTGATTATCAAAGGTGGTATGATCCTAGGTGCGAAAATGGGGGATGCAAATGCTTCTATCCCTACACCACAGCCTATCATCTACAGACCAATGTTCGGAAACTATGGTAAGGCAGTGTCAAAATTGTGTTTCAATTTCGTTTCAAAAATATCTTTAGAGAATGGAAATATTCAAAAATTGAATTTATCACGTAAATGTTTGCCAGTAGAAGGCTGTCGTACAGTGATGAAAAAGGATATGGTACATAATCATGCCACACCTAATATCGTGGTCAATCCAGAAACGTATGAAGTTACAGTGGATGGTGTTTTAGCTACTTGTGAGCCATTAAAAGAGCTTCCAATGGCACAACGTTACTTCCTGTTCTAA
- the ureA gene encoding urease subunit gamma, whose translation MRLTPRETEKLLLHLAGELAAKRLKRGVKLNYPECIAYISAQIMEEARDGRSVADLMSYGTTLLKRSQVMEGVPEMIHDVQIEVTFPDGTKLVTVHDPIR comes from the coding sequence ATGCGTTTAACACCAAGAGAAACAGAAAAGCTGCTATTGCATTTGGCAGGAGAACTGGCAGCAAAGCGACTAAAGCGCGGGGTGAAACTAAATTACCCTGAATGTATTGCCTATATCAGTGCTCAGATTATGGAGGAAGCAAGAGATGGTCGGTCTGTTGCGGACTTAATGTCTTATGGTACGACCTTATTGAAAAGAAGCCAGGTGATGGAAGGTGTCCCTGAGATGATCCATGATGTACAGATTGAGGTTACTTTTCCGGACGGTACCAAGTTGGTAACAGTTCATGATCCTATTCGTTAA
- a CDS encoding porin, with protein sequence MKKTLSLITTLGLGIATLQAQEQTPTDSIPAERNSLLSRGSLLSKEPTRAKSFQLDVLLRAGLQTDNSDGSGQAKANLDDARILMSGDYNEQLSYKVRFRLNRSFAPTSQDNGSRALDMAYIKYKFGKDLKWSVTAGKQSAIVGSYEFENNPIYEYKFTDYVDRILNLFVVGGTLSYEVNPNHSLHAQVYNTTNDSFMDVHTKSGFAVGDLERSDVPMGAYFTWVGAFMDKKINTKWSYNISQFAKGHTNHSISLANKFKTPKQMVYLDLQYSYLGVDHALIASSAINDFYGRTGTGRILAKDVNYASAIVRYDQFLSEKWEVALKGGYETAGSRDDDQVGKNFRQNWTYFATLQHKPFHNQDLRFYLGYVGNTVNYKGHMDMGKSQYNRVAFGAYFTIPVL encoded by the coding sequence ATGAAAAAAACACTTTCACTTATTACAACTTTGGGTTTGGGCATTGCGACATTACAGGCGCAGGAACAGACTCCAACAGATTCCATTCCAGCAGAAAGAAATAGCTTATTATCCAGAGGTAGTTTATTGTCAAAAGAACCAACCAGGGCGAAATCATTTCAACTGGATGTTTTGCTGCGTGCAGGTCTGCAGACTGATAATAGCGATGGCTCCGGCCAGGCAAAAGCAAATCTGGACGATGCACGTATCTTGATGAGCGGCGATTACAACGAGCAACTTTCTTATAAAGTACGTTTTCGCCTGAATAGATCATTTGCACCGACCAGTCAGGACAATGGATCAAGGGCATTGGATATGGCCTATATCAAATACAAGTTTGGAAAGGATCTGAAATGGTCCGTTACAGCGGGTAAGCAGAGCGCTATAGTGGGTAGCTATGAGTTTGAAAATAACCCTATTTACGAATATAAATTCACGGATTATGTTGATCGTATTTTGAATTTATTTGTGGTAGGGGGAACATTGTCCTATGAAGTCAATCCTAATCATTCCTTACATGCACAAGTTTATAATACTACAAACGATAGTTTTATGGATGTGCATACCAAGAGTGGTTTTGCTGTAGGTGATTTGGAGCGATCTGATGTGCCAATGGGAGCTTACTTTACTTGGGTAGGAGCCTTTATGGATAAAAAAATCAATACGAAATGGTCCTATAATATCTCTCAGTTTGCGAAGGGACATACCAATCATTCCATCTCTTTGGCAAACAAGTTTAAAACGCCGAAGCAAATGGTCTATTTAGACCTGCAATATTCTTACCTGGGTGTTGATCATGCCTTGATTGCATCATCAGCAATCAATGACTTTTATGGCCGCACGGGGACAGGACGCATCTTGGCAAAGGATGTCAATTACGCTTCAGCAATTGTACGGTATGATCAGTTTTTAAGTGAAAAATGGGAGGTAGCGCTGAAAGGTGGTTATGAGACTGCCGGATCAAGAGATGACGATCAGGTTGGCAAAAATTTCCGTCAAAACTGGACCTACTTTGCGACCCTACAACATAAACCTTTTCATAATCAGGATCTGCGATTTTACCTTGGTTATGTAGGTAATACAGTAAACTACAAAGGACATATGGATATGGGTAAGAGTCAATATAACCGTGTTGCCTTTGGAGCATATTTTACAATTCCGGTCTTGTAA